The nucleotide window CCTGGTCTCGTGGCTGTTCGGGGCGGTCTTCGCGATGACCGCCGCGACCATCGTCTCCGGGGCGGTCGCCGGCCGCGCCCGATTGCGGGCGTACGTCGGCTACACCATCCTGCTCGCCGCGGTGATCTACCCCGTCGTGGCCGGCCTCGTCTGGGGCGGCGGCCTGCTCGCTGGAAGCGGCCCGCTGGGGAACCTGCTCGGCGTCGGCTTCCACGACTTCGCGGGCGGGATGATCGTCCACGGCATGGGCGGACTGGCGGGGCTGACCGCCGCCGCGGTGATCGGCGCACGCCTCGGCCGCTTCGAGAAGGGGAGTGTGAACGTCATTCCGGGCCACTCGATAACGTTCGCCGTGCTCGGGACGCTCATCCTCGCCTTTGGCTGGTACGGATTCAACGTCGGGACGGCCGCGACCGTGTTCGCACCCGGCAGTGATACGCTCGCACTCGGGGCCTTTGCCAACGTCGGAGCGGTCGCACTCGCGACGACGCTCGGCATGGCCGCCGGCGCGATGGGCGCTGGCGCGGCCGCCTGGTACAAGACCGGCAAGGTCGACACGCTGTACGTCGCCAACGGCATGCTCGCGGGCCTCGTCGGCGTGACGGCCATCGCGGACGCCATCGTCTGGCCCGGCGCGCTACTCGTCGGCTTCCTCGCGGGCGTCCAGTTGCCGATCGTCTTCGGGTTCGTCGAGAAACGCCTGCACATCGACGACGTCTGTGCAGTGTTCCCCGTCCACGGCTCGGCGGGCATCCTCGGCGCGCTCGCCTTCCCGTTCGTCGCGACGGAGTTCTGGAGTGGGGCGTCCGGCGTCGCCTGGCTCGCCAGTCAGTTCGCCGCCCAGGTGATCGGCGTCGGCGTCATCGCCGCCTGGACGGTCGGCGCGACCGCCGCGGTGTTCTACACGTTCAAACTCGCCGGGCAGGCGCGTGTCACGCCCGAACACGAACGTGAAGGCCTCGACAGTTCGGAACACGGCGTCGAGACCTACCCCGAGTTCGGCGTCGGAGACGAGGCCCCGATCATGGCCGACGGCGGGATGGTGGCCTCCGAGCGCTCGCGGACCGCCGACGATAGTGTCGTCGAACACGGAGGTGACCACGAATGACCGACGCTGACATCGAGATGGTCGTCGCGATGATTCGTCCGGACAAACTCGGCGCGGTCAAACAGGCGCTGGCGGAGGCGGGCGCGCCGTCGCTGACGGTAACCCAGGTCTCGGGCCGTGGTTCACAGGCCGCGAAAAAGGGCCAGTGGCGCGGCGAGGAGTACGTCGTCGACTTACTCCAGAAGGTCAAAGTCGAGTGTGTCGTCGCCGACACCCCGACCGACGACGTGGTCGAGGCGATCCGCGAGGCCGCCCACACCGGTGAGAAAGGCGACGGGAAGATCTTCGTCCTCCCGGTGTCGGACGCCATCCAGGTCCGCACGGGCGAGCGCGGCCCCGACGCGGTGTAAATGGTCGACGCGACCGACCGCCGATTGATCGACGCGATGCTCGCGGACGGTCGCGCCAGCCTGCGTGAGATCGGCGAACGGAGCGACGTCTCACCGACCACCGTCTCTGCGCGACTGGAGGGACTCGAAAGCGTGGTCGGGTCGGTCGTCCCGCTGATCGACTACGAACAGCTGGGCTACGAGACCGCGATCGTTCGCCTCCGGGTCGACGGGCCGTCCCGAGAGGGCGTGCTCGACCGTCTCGACGAGCGTCCCGAACTCACCTCCGTCTACGCGGTCACCGGCCCGACGGACGTGATCGCGATCGGGAGCTTCGAGAATCGGGAGGCGCTCGACGACACGCACCGGGAGATCCTCGCGCTCGACGGCGTTCGCGACGTCGAAGTCGCCGTCGTTCGGTCGGTCGCCGCGTCGTTCGAGCAGTTCCCGGTGGCCGATCGGGCCTAACGGAACGGACCGCTCGACCACGCGGTCGACGCTCTTTTGGGCGATCCGCGTGCCGTGTCGCCATGGCCCAGTCGAGCTGGCGCGACGCGCTCGCAGTGGAGACCGACCGCCCCCGACTCGCTGGCGGCGCGCTGGCAGGCGCTGGACTCGTGCTCACGACCGGCATCACCGTGTCGGGCGCACTGTATCCCGACTACTCGATTCACGCCCAGACCATCAGTGCACTGGGCGGGCACGACGCGTCTGGGCAATTGGTCCAGCCTGCCGCGCTCGTCTTTACGCTGGCGCTGGCTCTCACTGGCGTGCTCCTGATCGTGGCGGGTGTGACCGGGTGGCCGACGATCGATCGGCCCGTCGCGGGCGGACTCTGCCTGACCGGACTGGGCGTCCTCGGCGTCGGAGCGTTTCCCGAACACCTCGGCGCCCCGCACGCGATCAGCGCGCTCGTGGCCTTTGCGGGCGGCGGGGCGACGGCACTGGGCGCCGCCCGTGCGACGCGCGGTCCGATACGGTGGCTCTCGGCGCTCCTCGGGACGTGGGCGCTGGGCGCACTGGTGGCCTTTCTGGTGTTCTTTGGGGACACCCCACTCGGCGTCGGCGGCCTCGAACGGCTCATCTCGATTCCGATCCAGGGCTGGGCAATGGTGTTCGGTGGGTGGCTGATCGGGGGAGCGGACAACCGATCGTCAGTCAAAACGCACTAATTTTCGTCGTCCAAACACTGACGAAATATGTTCGATTGGAACGGGCAGATCCGCGGCTGGCCCGTCGCGGGCGACCTGCTGCTCGTGATCGGGGTCCTTCTGGTCGTCAATGCGGCTGGCGGATTCGTCCTCGACGTCGGGTCACCCGCCTATCGCTACGACACGGTGCAGG belongs to Halococcoides cellulosivorans and includes:
- a CDS encoding ammonium transporter; amino-acid sequence: MTGTVMQTDPATLAEGVNLLWVLVVTFLIFFMHAGFAMLEAGQVRAKNVANQLTKNMLTWSVGVTVFFLIGAGISSLAGWLTAGMSGEAPGLLATWTMGSSGLVSWLFGAVFAMTAATIVSGAVAGRARLRAYVGYTILLAAVIYPVVAGLVWGGGLLAGSGPLGNLLGVGFHDFAGGMIVHGMGGLAGLTAAAVIGARLGRFEKGSVNVIPGHSITFAVLGTLILAFGWYGFNVGTAATVFAPGSDTLALGAFANVGAVALATTLGMAAGAMGAGAAAWYKTGKVDTLYVANGMLAGLVGVTAIADAIVWPGALLVGFLAGVQLPIVFGFVEKRLHIDDVCAVFPVHGSAGILGALAFPFVATEFWSGASGVAWLASQFAAQVIGVGVIAAWTVGATAAVFYTFKLAGQARVTPEHEREGLDSSEHGVETYPEFGVGDEAPIMADGGMVASERSRTADDSVVEHGGDHE
- a CDS encoding P-II family nitrogen regulator, yielding MTDADIEMVVAMIRPDKLGAVKQALAEAGAPSLTVTQVSGRGSQAAKKGQWRGEEYVVDLLQKVKVECVVADTPTDDVVEAIREAAHTGEKGDGKIFVLPVSDAIQVRTGERGPDAV
- a CDS encoding Lrp/AsnC family transcriptional regulator translates to MVDATDRRLIDAMLADGRASLREIGERSDVSPTTVSARLEGLESVVGSVVPLIDYEQLGYETAIVRLRVDGPSREGVLDRLDERPELTSVYAVTGPTDVIAIGSFENREALDDTHREILALDGVRDVEVAVVRSVAASFEQFPVADRA
- a CDS encoding DUF998 domain-containing protein, whose product is MAQSSWRDALAVETDRPRLAGGALAGAGLVLTTGITVSGALYPDYSIHAQTISALGGHDASGQLVQPAALVFTLALALTGVLLIVAGVTGWPTIDRPVAGGLCLTGLGVLGVGAFPEHLGAPHAISALVAFAGGGATALGAARATRGPIRWLSALLGTWALGALVAFLVFFGDTPLGVGGLERLISIPIQGWAMVFGGWLIGGADNRSSVKTH